One part of the Syntrophales bacterium genome encodes these proteins:
- a CDS encoding lipid A deacylase LpxR family protein: MRDTVTLFRRMRQRTRMTPRPLLLFLLVMTVLSCHGVPAEADSRRDHRARTSDTVTLYLENDLFGFKNRDRYYTHGTKLSWISRDLDNYREVLNLPDWMLRLIDSLPYVNDPGDIRTVSLSLGQNIYTPEDKERGDLVRDDRPYAGVTYLGLGLQSKSTRRMDTLELNLGIVGRHSYAQDCQVVIHRRMGSVKPRGWEHQLRDEPVLNLYFERKRRYLERRFSDGWGFDVIPHLGVAVGNLLTGVNLGGQARFGWNLPIDFGTYLIRPGSDSSAPLDDGDPRFNEPMHRLGIHLFCAIDTKAVARNIFLDGSTFRDSHSVDKKYLVADFIAGIGVIAHRFKITYSYVFRTKEFTSQRDEHQFGAIALSFTF, translated from the coding sequence TTGAGAGACACTGTGACACTGTTCCGCCGGATGCGCCAGCGGACACGGATGACCCCGCGACCATTGCTGCTCTTTCTCCTCGTCATGACGGTCCTGTCCTGTCACGGGGTACCTGCCGAAGCCGATTCCCGCAGGGACCACAGGGCGAGAACGTCCGACACCGTTACCCTCTATCTGGAAAACGACCTGTTCGGTTTCAAGAACAGGGATCGCTACTATACCCATGGAACGAAACTGTCATGGATATCACGGGATCTCGATAACTATCGAGAGGTCCTGAACCTGCCGGACTGGATGCTCCGGTTGATCGATAGCCTTCCTTACGTCAATGATCCCGGGGACATCCGAACAGTCTCCCTCTCCCTGGGGCAGAACATATACACGCCGGAAGACAAGGAGCGCGGTGATCTTGTACGGGATGACCGGCCTTACGCGGGTGTAACGTACCTGGGGCTGGGTCTCCAGAGCAAAAGTACGCGCAGGATGGACACCCTTGAACTGAATCTCGGCATTGTGGGACGCCACTCCTACGCGCAGGACTGTCAGGTCGTTATTCACCGGAGAATGGGTTCCGTCAAACCCCGGGGTTGGGAACACCAGCTTCGTGACGAGCCGGTGTTGAACCTCTATTTCGAACGGAAGAGACGATATCTGGAGAGACGGTTTTCAGACGGATGGGGATTCGATGTCATTCCTCACCTGGGAGTGGCCGTCGGAAATCTCCTCACCGGGGTCAATCTCGGGGGCCAGGCCCGATTCGGATGGAATCTGCCGATCGATTTCGGCACCTACCTGATCCGGCCCGGTTCCGACAGCAGTGCTCCTCTTGACGACGGGGACCCCCGTTTCAATGAACCGATGCACCGTCTCGGCATACACCTTTTCTGCGCTATCGATACAAAAGCGGTTGCCCGGAATATATTTCTCGACGGAAGCACCTTTCGAGACAGCCACAGCGTTGACAAGAAGTACCTCGTGGCGGACTTCATCGCCGGTATCGGCGTGATCGCACACCGTTTTAAAATCACCTACTCGTATGTATTCCGGACGAAGGAGTTCACGTCACAGAGGGATGAACATCAGTTCGGGGCGATTGCCCTGTCATTTACGTTTTAA
- a CDS encoding RNA methyltransferase: protein MAAIPALSPNRKKRFKKLRSKKHRDREGLFLAEGLNALREALKENRYPLKAIIVAADAAKGATEHLLLQTALTGDIPLYSCSRETLRELSTEEQPQGIILVCETRTYPLDSMAGGTQDRMIYLDGVSDPGNLGSIMRTALWFGVDHILMGPSCVDPFNTKVIRSSAGALFGMSIVQAVDTGDILNLARRGGWELVATAPRGGEDPGSIKKCGKYIFLLGNESRGLSPELMDQADRTITIPGRGGAESLNLAAAAAILLYATGGTEH, encoded by the coding sequence ATGGCGGCAATACCGGCCCTTTCCCCGAACCGGAAGAAACGGTTCAAGAAGTTACGCTCGAAAAAACACAGGGACAGGGAAGGACTGTTCCTGGCGGAAGGACTGAATGCCCTCAGAGAGGCTCTCAAGGAAAACCGTTATCCACTGAAGGCGATCATCGTGGCGGCGGATGCGGCGAAGGGAGCTACAGAACACCTCCTTCTTCAGACAGCCCTGACCGGCGATATTCCCCTGTACTCCTGTTCCCGTGAGACCTTGAGGGAACTATCCACGGAAGAACAACCGCAGGGAATCATCCTTGTCTGCGAAACAAGGACATATCCCCTGGACAGCATGGCCGGCGGAACGCAGGACCGCATGATTTACCTGGATGGCGTTTCCGACCCGGGAAACCTGGGATCGATCATGAGAACGGCCCTGTGGTTCGGCGTGGACCACATACTGATGGGACCATCCTGCGTCGACCCGTTCAATACAAAAGTCATCCGCTCGTCCGCGGGCGCACTCTTCGGGATGTCCATCGTTCAGGCCGTCGACACCGGAGACATTCTGAACCTCGCGCGCCGGGGCGGCTGGGAACTGGTCGCGACGGCCCCCCGAGGCGGAGAGGACCCCGGCAGTATCAAAAAATGCGGAAAATATATTTTCCTTCTCGGCAACGAGTCACGGGGACTCTCACCGGAACTGATGGACCAGGCGGACAGGACGATCACCATACCCGGCCGGGGGGGCGCAGAGTCGCTCAACCTCGCCGCCGCGGCCGCAATCCTCCTGTACGCGACAGGCGGGACGGAACACTGA
- a CDS encoding acetyl-CoA C-acyltransferase, with product MKDIVIVSACRTAIGTFGGSLRDTNGAVIASVTMKEAIKRAGITVDMVDDIRYGCCLEPVDTLNVARVASLLAGIPETSTAVTINRVCISGMEAVISGMAMIQAGLAEIILAGGVEHMSGVPYTVPGARWGCRLQDQALVDWLIHALHCGSHIMPNPEDGPVKEGMPLELFRGKPYIMGHTAEFVAQMMNISREEMDEVALRSHNRAEMATVEGFFKEEIVPVELPGKRGKPPVIFDRDEHFRPGLTMEALQDMPPAFIPKIGKVTAGNASGINDGSSGMIIMSAEKARELGLEPIARIKAVGYGGVHPSVMGLGPVPAVRNLTERSGLAVGDFEIIELNEAFAAQYIGCEKELGINREITNICGSGIGLGHPVGSTGSRIMVTLLHTMKRNGNTLGLATLCGGGGVSMACALEMI from the coding sequence ATGAAAGACATCGTCATCGTTTCCGCCTGCCGAACGGCAATCGGCACCTTCGGCGGAAGTCTCAGGGACACCAACGGAGCCGTTATAGCCAGTGTCACCATGAAGGAAGCAATTAAAAGGGCGGGCATCACTGTGGATATGGTGGATGATATCCGCTACGGATGCTGTCTCGAACCGGTCGATACCCTCAACGTGGCCCGCGTGGCTTCCCTTCTGGCGGGCATTCCTGAAACATCGACAGCCGTCACCATCAACCGTGTCTGCATTTCCGGCATGGAAGCGGTTATTTCCGGCATGGCCATGATACAGGCAGGGCTTGCGGAAATCATACTGGCAGGCGGCGTGGAGCATATGTCCGGCGTTCCCTACACCGTTCCCGGGGCCCGCTGGGGCTGCCGCCTGCAGGATCAGGCACTCGTTGACTGGTTGATTCACGCCCTGCATTGCGGATCCCACATCATGCCAAACCCTGAAGACGGGCCCGTCAAAGAAGGCATGCCCCTGGAACTCTTCCGGGGCAAGCCCTATATCATGGGACACACGGCCGAATTCGTCGCCCAGATGATGAACATATCCCGGGAGGAAATGGATGAAGTGGCGCTGCGCAGCCACAACAGGGCCGAAATGGCAACAGTGGAAGGGTTTTTCAAGGAAGAAATCGTACCTGTCGAACTACCCGGCAAGCGGGGTAAACCACCGGTCATCTTCGACAGGGATGAGCATTTTCGTCCCGGCTTGACCATGGAGGCCCTGCAAGACATGCCCCCGGCCTTCATTCCCAAGATCGGTAAAGTTACGGCCGGAAATGCTTCCGGGATCAACGACGGATCAAGCGGCATGATCATAATGTCAGCCGAGAAGGCCCGGGAACTGGGTCTTGAACCCATTGCCCGTATCAAGGCCGTTGGTTACGGAGGCGTACATCCCTCCGTCATGGGTCTGGGACCGGTTCCGGCAGTGCGCAATCTTACGGAACGGTCCGGGCTGGCCGTGGGTGATTTTGAAATCATCGAACTGAACGAGGCCTTTGCCGCCCAGTACATCGGCTGTGAGAAAGAGCTGGGGATCAACAGGGAGATAACCAATATCTGCGGATCGGGCATCGGGCTCGGCCATCCCGTGGGATCCACGGGATCCCGCATCATGGTAACGCTGCTCCACACCATGAAAAGAAACGGCAACACCCTGGGGCTGGCTACGCTGTGCGGCGGCGGCGGCGTGTCAATGGCATGCGCCCTGGAAATGATATAA
- a CDS encoding 4Fe-4S binding protein encodes MKHLRTIVHIDEEKCDGCGLCIPSCSEGAIRLLEGKARLVGDRYCDGLGACLGECPQGAIYLIEREAEEFDEKAVEALRKARMFSIDPSPELMACGCPSSQITTFDVPDSCRAANEPVRQEGEASELTHWPVKIRLIPPTAPFLKDADLLVAADCTACASPGFHREFLKGKILLSGCPKFDDAEAYVERFTDIFRGNHINSVTVLIMDVPCCQGLPRILWTAMERAGAAVPLETIVIGRQGERL; translated from the coding sequence GTGAAACATCTGCGTACAATCGTACATATAGACGAAGAAAAATGTGACGGCTGCGGGCTCTGCATTCCCTCCTGCTCCGAGGGGGCCATCAGGCTTCTGGAGGGGAAGGCCCGTCTGGTAGGCGACAGGTACTGTGACGGCCTGGGAGCATGTCTGGGCGAGTGTCCCCAGGGCGCCATATATCTCATTGAACGGGAAGCCGAGGAGTTCGACGAAAAGGCCGTGGAGGCCCTCCGGAAGGCCCGGATGTTTTCCATCGATCCATCACCGGAGCTCATGGCCTGCGGGTGCCCGTCGTCACAGATAACAACCTTCGACGTGCCGGATTCCTGCCGGGCGGCGAATGAACCGGTCCGGCAGGAAGGGGAGGCATCGGAACTTACCCACTGGCCCGTAAAAATCAGGTTGATTCCCCCGACCGCCCCCTTTTTGAAGGATGCCGATCTCCTCGTGGCGGCCGACTGTACAGCCTGTGCCAGCCCCGGTTTTCACCGGGAATTCTTAAAGGGGAAAATTCTCCTTTCGGGATGTCCGAAGTTTGACGATGCCGAGGCCTACGTTGAAAGATTTACCGATATATTCCGCGGCAATCATATCAACAGTGTCACCGTCCTGATCATGGACGTGCCCTGCTGTCAGGGGCTGCCCCGGATTCTGTGGACGGCGATGGAACGGGCCGGGGCAGCCGTTCCCCTGGAGACGATTGTCATCGGCAGGCAGGGGGAGCGCCTGTAA
- a CDS encoding DsrE family protein translates to MSKKVLLAAFNGESMCFVHVLLNALDMEEKGYDVKVVIEGSATRAVKELTDPESPFANLYSEVRKRGMIDCVCQACASKMGALESARQQGLPLCAEMKGHPALAQYLEQGYQVLTF, encoded by the coding sequence ATGAGCAAAAAAGTTCTGTTGGCAGCCTTTAACGGGGAGTCCATGTGTTTCGTCCATGTTCTGCTTAACGCGCTTGACATGGAAGAAAAGGGCTACGATGTAAAGGTGGTGATCGAGGGAAGCGCGACCAGAGCCGTAAAAGAACTCACTGATCCCGAAAGCCCCTTTGCGAATCTGTACAGCGAAGTCCGGAAACGGGGCATGATCGATTGCGTCTGCCAAGCCTGCGCGAGTAAAATGGGAGCCCTGGAGAGTGCACGGCAACAGGGATTGCCGCTGTGCGCGGAGATGAAGGGACATCCCGCGCTGGCACAATACCTGGAACAGGGATATCAGGTACTGACGTTTTAA
- a CDS encoding MoxR family ATPase, whose protein sequence is MKERDSFYTFQGASRYVLDAELAKIVNVTMALEMPLLLKGEPGTGKTMLAHAIAESLKMPLIVLNVKSGMKLVEALYQYDTLTRLNDSRFGDSSRDVSNIEEYIRMGKIGQAFTAEQRTVLLIDEIDKADTDFQDDMLDILDQMQFDIMEIDRTVTARHRPVVIITSNAKKDLSDPFLGRCNFHHIAFPDPEIMQQILNVHFPSIEEDLMQACISAFYRLRRLQGIEKKPATRELINWIRALRADPHFEVSSLKRSSPPYLGVLFKKSSDLAMASRYTGTG, encoded by the coding sequence ATGAAGGAAAGAGATTCTTTTTACACCTTTCAGGGGGCATCGCGCTATGTTCTTGACGCCGAACTGGCAAAAATCGTCAACGTTACCATGGCCCTCGAAATGCCCCTGCTGCTCAAGGGAGAGCCGGGGACGGGCAAAACGATGCTGGCCCATGCCATCGCCGAGAGCCTGAAGATGCCGCTCATTGTGCTGAACGTAAAGTCCGGCATGAAACTGGTGGAAGCGCTGTACCAGTACGATACGCTGACCCGTCTCAATGACAGCCGCTTCGGTGACTCGAGCCGGGATGTAAGCAATATCGAAGAATACATCCGCATGGGCAAAATCGGTCAGGCCTTTACGGCGGAACAGCGGACCGTTCTGCTCATCGACGAGATAGACAAGGCGGATACGGATTTCCAGGATGACATGCTGGATATCCTGGACCAGATGCAGTTCGACATCATGGAAATCGACAGGACGGTGACGGCCCGGCACCGTCCCGTGGTTATCATTACATCGAACGCCAAGAAGGATCTTTCCGACCCCTTTCTGGGGCGGTGCAACTTTCACCACATCGCTTTTCCCGACCCGGAAATAATGCAGCAGATCCTCAATGTCCACTTCCCCTCCATCGAGGAAGACCTGATGCAGGCCTGTATCAGCGCCTTCTACCGGCTTCGGCGGCTGCAGGGAATCGAAAAGAAACCGGCCACCCGGGAACTGATCAATTGGATCCGGGCCCTCAGAGCGGATCCCCATTTCGAGGTGTCGTCACTGAAAAGGAGTTCTCCCCCTTACCTGGGCGTTCTCTTCAAAAAAAGCTCCGACCTTGCCATGGCCTCCCGCTACACGGGTACAGGCTGA
- a CDS encoding Na/Pi cotransporter family protein: protein MITPFFMVVTGLVLFLFAMVHVTETVRRSVTSTRTRELFGYAVRTPLWGVVTGFLLTVLFQSSTATTALTVGLVSAGLMSFFHSLGVIIGADIGTTITVQLVVWRVTDLSPLFVIAGAFLWVTGKGKLKPLGEGIFYFGLMFFGLTIVSHAMEPLKESPAILQFFHETVSPLTGVLIGCGFTVLVQSSAIPIALLVILAGHGMLSLEAALPFVIGANLGTAFTAVIVFTALAANAEGRRVVLSHVFFKFVGAVVCLAAFPLFLAVLKNLSSSVSQQIALGHIIFNVLVAFIFIPTLPWFAHLARVLYPKRGEIFSLWPDFLDERLLGNAELALEAARKEMEREMVLARRMYLLAAGLIDCFQSGNLQTVGHIENVVNSLKWEIGIFLRRVSEGLLTRSTSKQLLLYSSLVDDIERIADHSTNISELAEIKSRKMVCFSEFADNDLAEIRSLVTANLDDALSLMGTYSQTTMEAIFAREEQIDKLVANAKLNHLERVCSKICQAESGPIYLGVLVNQERISDHCENIAEYFRDLNVEEA from the coding sequence ATGATTACCCCTTTTTTTATGGTAGTAACGGGTCTGGTGCTTTTTCTTTTCGCCATGGTCCATGTCACCGAGACGGTTCGCCGATCCGTCACGAGTACCCGTACCCGGGAACTCTTCGGCTATGCCGTGAGAACTCCTCTCTGGGGTGTTGTCACAGGTTTCTTGCTGACTGTACTGTTCCAGAGCAGCACGGCGACCACTGCTCTCACGGTGGGGCTCGTCAGCGCCGGTCTCATGAGTTTTTTCCACTCTCTCGGCGTCATCATCGGGGCCGATATCGGAACGACCATCACAGTACAGCTCGTTGTCTGGCGGGTTACCGATCTTTCACCCTTGTTTGTCATTGCCGGAGCGTTTCTCTGGGTGACGGGCAAGGGGAAACTCAAGCCTCTGGGAGAGGGAATCTTTTATTTCGGTCTCATGTTTTTCGGCCTGACCATTGTGTCTCACGCCATGGAGCCTCTCAAGGAAAGTCCCGCCATACTGCAGTTTTTCCATGAAACCGTAAGTCCCCTTACAGGTGTTCTCATCGGATGCGGATTTACCGTTCTGGTGCAGTCTTCGGCAATACCAATCGCTCTTCTGGTTATCCTTGCCGGCCATGGTATGCTTTCCCTGGAGGCGGCCCTTCCTTTTGTAATCGGGGCCAATCTCGGTACGGCGTTCACGGCGGTTATCGTCTTCACCGCCCTGGCGGCCAATGCCGAGGGCAGGCGGGTCGTCTTGTCGCATGTCTTCTTCAAGTTCGTCGGGGCTGTTGTGTGTCTGGCAGCCTTCCCGCTTTTTCTGGCCGTGCTGAAGAACCTTTCGTCGAGCGTCTCCCAACAGATAGCCCTGGGGCACATTATCTTCAACGTGCTTGTGGCCTTTATTTTTATCCCGACTCTCCCCTGGTTCGCCCATTTGGCACGGGTGCTGTATCCGAAACGGGGGGAGATTTTTTCGCTCTGGCCCGATTTTCTCGACGAGCGTCTCCTCGGGAACGCGGAGCTTGCTCTGGAAGCGGCTCGGAAAGAAATGGAACGGGAGATGGTACTTGCCCGAAGGATGTATTTACTCGCCGCAGGATTGATAGACTGCTTTCAAAGCGGCAATCTGCAGACTGTGGGTCATATTGAAAACGTCGTCAACTCCCTGAAATGGGAAATCGGTATCTTTCTCCGGCGCGTGTCTGAAGGTCTCCTCACCAGGTCCACATCGAAGCAACTGCTCCTCTATTCATCGCTGGTGGATGATATCGAGCGTATCGCCGATCACTCAACCAACATCAGTGAACTCGCTGAAATAAAATCACGGAAGATGGTCTGTTTTTCGGAATTTGCCGACAATGACCTGGCAGAGATCCGGTCTCTTGTAACCGCCAACCTCGACGACGCCCTTTCTCTGATGGGAACCTACAGCCAAACGACGATGGAGGCCATCTTCGCCCGGGAAGAGCAGATCGACAAACTGGTCGCCAATGCCAAGCTCAATCATCTTGAGCGGGTCTGCAGCAAAATCTGCCAGGCCGAATCAGGTCCGATCTATCTCGGGGTTCTTGTCAACCAGGAGCGTATTTCCGACCACTGTGAAAACATAGCGGAGTATTTCAGGGATCTCAACGTGGAGGAAGCCTGA